The Pedosphaera parvula Ellin514 genomic sequence CTGAAAATGGCTCTGCTCAGAAACGAGCGTCGCGGCCCTGGATAAAACTCTTCGGAGCCTTCGAACGATCAAACCGGCCGGTGTGACTGAAAGTATCAATTTCATCGACAATGGCATTGAGCAAATCCAAATCACCCGTTTTCTCATAGCATGCCTTGGCACCCATATCCACCAGCTGCTGGCACTCCTCATGAAAGACAGAACCGGAAAGTACAAACACAGTCAACTGTGGCATGGGATGATCCTGTAACCACCGCAAAATCTCGACGGCACCTTTTTGAGGCATAACCGCATCGACCAGTAATACATCGGGAATCGGATGGCGTGCGCGATCAGCAAACGGACCTTTGCCAGCGAGATAATCTAATACTGTATCTCCCTGATCCATCTCACCAATCACCTTCAAATCCGGGTGGGTCCGCAATGACCGTTGCAATAAAAAGCGATCGTCATCGCAATTATCCATTATCATGACTTTAATCTGTTGCCCCATACTACTCTACGCTAAACGCGTGTGACTAAAACGCCAGTGTCTTTTCTTGGGGAGACTGACCCACCGAACTTTAATTAACTTAAACCATGTAATCAAATGAAGCGGCTGTAATCCATCCTCAACGGCCCATCCCCTTCTGACAGCATGCATGTCTTAAAATCAAACTCCGCTGCTTTCACTTCCATCCACTGTCCTTCTGCTTCAACCAGCCCAATCCCGCAAACTCCCGGCTTCGGTGAATGCAACACCCATCGCTCCTCCGTCCCGCTAATCCGCTCAATATCACTCTCATGAATCGGTTTCGTCAAAAGGCATCCACTCCCAATCGCCCTGCGGACTCCGCATCAGTTCCGCTTCGACCCACATTCTCAAATCAATCCGGCGTTCAACCGTTCCGCAATTTCCCTGACCTTCAAGTCTCGCTCACACCGAGTTGTTGAACCCGCCGAACGCCTGGCAATCCCTTCGCCACCGGCTTCAATTGGAACCCTCCCTCCCCATCGCTTTTTCCCAGGCCAGTTACAAATCGCTGCTGTCCAAGTTCTTGTATTTTTTGGTTTTTTTGTCCTGTGATGGGGGATGGACACCCTATGTCCCACCCCCCTCGTTAGTATGGTGTCGTTATGAACATCAAAAAAGGTAGCGTTATGAACGACAACACCATTCCCAAGGCCGTCTTTCAACAAATCATCGCCACCGCCGTGCGCAAAAACGGTGGCGACTCCGCCGCTGAACGCTGGGCTTTTGCCTGGACCCTCAACCTCGCCAGTACCGATCTCCGCCACCAGCGCCTCGAGTCCATGGCTCGCACCTACCTCCTGCGCGTCTGCGACACCCCACCCGCCGCGCCACTTCCCAATACCGAGGACCCACTCCAGATCCGCGCGTACGAACTCGCCACCCGCGCCGCTCGCGACATCCAATGGACCATCGCCCCCGGCCGATTCCCCGCCCAGATCCAGATTTCCGCCCCCGTTTATTCCGAAAAAGCCGGCGGCATCGAAACCCGCTCCCTGACCCTCACCAAAGACGAGTTAGTCCTGGAACGCACCTTCCTGGTAAGAATCTTCCCGCTCCTCGCCACCGCCATCCGCCGCGAAATCAAGGAGATCGAACCCGACCTCCGCTGGTCTTGAAATGCGCCAGCATCACTTGTTTCACATTTTTCATTAATCCCGCCTTTAGTGCGGGGTTATTTCCGTCCGTTTCTTGCCCAACCGTTTCCAACGGTTTCCCTTTCCGCTTTATTCCCGACATACCATCCCATCCTCCTTCTTTTGAATATGCTAACTCCAATGCTCTCCATCTCGATTCGCCCTTTTCACCAAACGGCCCTAGATTGAGTTGAGTTGGTAATCAACCAAAGGAGTTAATTATGTTTGCCACAATTAGACGCTATCAAACCGTTTCCCCCGCCAAAATAACCCCGTTGATCAACGACGGCTTGATCCCCCTCATCAGCGAAATCAAGGGATTCGAGGGTTACTATTGCCTCGACCTCGGCGACGGCATGATGTCATCCGTGACCTTGTTCGATACCCGGGAAGCCGCCGAGCAATGCAATCAAATGGTCGTTGAATGGGGTCTGAAGAACACTGAATCACTTCTCACCAAAAAATTTGAACCCTTCATCGGCGAAGTCGTCGCCCAAAAACAACCAGCCCACGCCCTCACCTGAGATTTCCAGGCCGAATACAACACATTTAAAAATTAAAACCACCCCTCACGATCCAATCCAATTCGTCGTTGGTGCCCGTCCGGAAGGACCTCCGTGCGCGCCGCACTAATATCGCCAACGAAATCAATCCCTCCCATGCTTCTATCCGCGCACGCGCCCCGCGACCCAAATCCCGCGCGCCAGCGATCAATTAATGGTAAGGATGAGCTGCTGCTCGCTCCCTAATAATGCCCGCGATCACCCCAACCCTTACCCGTTCCCGCGGATGCGGCCAGGAAACTTCATCCCACCGCCAGGCACGTTCACCTTGCATCGGTAAGGATTGGTGCCCGTCTGGAAAGACCTGCCGCTCGCTCCCTAACAATGCCCGCGATCCAGTCCAATCCTCACCCGCTCCCGCGGATGCGCCCCACGACTCCAATCCCACCACGAGCCACGTGGGTAGGGCGCGTCACTCCGTGCGCGCCGCACTAACAAAGCCCCGGATATCATTCCCCATTCCTCCAATTCGCGCAGGCGACCCACGATCCAAATTCCACCGCCAGGCACGTTCTCTCGCTTAGCAATCGGAGTAACGAGATTCATTTCTCCTTCCGCGATCTCCTTCGCGCACGCGACCAACGACTCCATTGCCACGCGCCAGCAATCAATTAAATGGTGGAATGACGCTGGTGCCCGTGTGGAAACACCGGAATTCAAACACCGTCGGTGACTCTGCCCAGCCCATTGCCCCAATTCGCGCACGCGACCCGCGATCCAATCCCACCGTCAAGCCCCGGAGCGCCGGTTTCCCAACCGGCTTAGCCTGTTAGCAACCCACCGATGCTGCTCCCTCAAACTCACCCAATCCACCGCGCGATACCAAATGCCGCCGCTGCCGCAAGGCCACCAATGACAGTAGTCTGAAGCGCACTCCGCAGAACCGGCACCCCAGTAAAGCGCCCCTTGATGCCACCGAAGACGGCGAGCGCCGCCAAAGTCACTGCCACGGACAACCGCAAAGCACTGTGCGCATTCGGAAGTATGATATATGAGCTGAGCGGAATGATGCCGCCGACGATGTAAGCAAGCGCAATCGTCAATGCACTCTTCCACGCGCGTCCGGGTTCGGGCCGCTCCAGGCCAAGCTCGAAGCGCATCATGAACGCCACCCAGTCCTTTGGCCGCCGTCGGAGCGATTCCACCACCGTGGCGCACTCCTCGGCGGAAAGACCGTAAGTCTCGAAAATCTCACGCACCTCCTGCGCCTCCGCCTCCGGGATGTTTACAATCTCCTGCTCCTCACGCGCCTGCTCATGCGCGTAATGCTCCGCATCGCCGCGCGCCGCCAGATAGCCGCCCAGCCCCATCGCTATCGAACCCGCCGCAATCTCAGCAAACCCTGCCGTCACGATGAGATGAGTCTGGGAAATGGCCCCCGTCAACCCCGCCGCCAGCGCGAAGGGCACGGTCAACCCATCAGACATGCCGATGACAATATCCCGGACCGTGTCACCAGCCGTGAAGTGCTGCTCAGTATGTGGTGTCATTGGCATGCCTTAAGAATCCAGCAGGATTTTAAAAGTGCAACCCTAAGGCCTCGTACGGAAATAAGCTGATACGAGCTGCGCCGACATCCGGGGGCCAGTCAAGGCGCGACGAAAGAGCATATCCAAGGCGATCTGCGACTGAGGAGCAACGCCGACTGGCACCCGGAGGACCAGCAGATCGGGTCAGCTTATTTCCGTACGAGGCCTAAGCCAGTTGGCCTGCAGCATCGACTACAACCCGGGAAACGGCCGAAACTTAACCGTCTTCTCCGCCCCCTGATTGAACCGAACCGTCAACGTCTCCCCGGCCAGTTTAACTTCCGTTACCGGACATGCCGCCGCTTTGGCTGATGGATAAAGAACATACACCACCGTCACTTTGCCCCCCACACTCTTACGATAGATGGCCGTCGGAATCGCTTTGATGCCCCCATAACCAGCGGATGAATCCGGCAACCAGCCTTGCACCACCGGCTCTTTCTGGCCTTTGACAATTTTCACACCATCCGCACCGTAAGCCATGACCGTCAGATTCGGACCGGCATTTTGTGTGGTGACACGCAGGCCGTCCACGGTGGCGTCCGGTGCATTGAGATGAAACAACGCCTCGCAATCGTGCGGTTTGCCATCCATCGACTCCAGTTCATCCGCAATGATGAACACATCCGGCTTAAGAAAAAACACATGCCGCGTCTGCCTTATCGGGTGAAGAGATTCCGCGCCCCAACCCTCGTCATATCGGCTGGCAGCATGATCAAAAACATCATTGCTCTCCCAAACCTGGGGCAGGGGATTCTTTACGACAAAAGTCTCTTTGGGTTCATGACGACGCGCCTGCTCCAGGCCATCCACCATCACCACGTTATGAGCACGGCTGCTCAGCACATATTGCCGCCATTCGCTCGCATCATAAATATAAGCGCCGCCCTCCACGAGCAGCGGCTGGCCGTAAGCAGTGAGGATGACGCTCAATTTATCTTCATGCTGATGACCATACCCAAACGGCCCACCGTCCATGCAAAGCCAGCGTGCATCGGCATCCCAGCCACTCCGCATGATGAACTGACCCGCGTAAGGAAAAACGTGGGACGTTTCCATCGGCGGCTTCCCTTCCTTGCCGTTCGTCGCAACCCAGAGAAAATCTTCCCGTTGCGGAAAATACCGCGCCCCTGGTCTCATCCCAACTACAATGCTGCTGGCCCCCGAATCATTCAACGGCGGCATCCTTCGATCGGGCTGCATCGAGAAGAGCAAATAGCTGAACATTTTCTCCAACTTCGGCAGATAATCCTTGGGCGGTTGAAACCCGGTCATCGAAACGAGCTCCACCGGGCCGCTAAAATTTCTGAGTGCAATTCCGTGATAACCCGGAGCCAGTTCGATTTGTGCGCCATCGGGATAAACCTGCACATCGAGTTCGTGATCCAGCCGTTCGGCGGCCGTGTCGCGCCAGAGCTGGGCATCCTTGAATTCCGGGAAGAGCGCGCCCACATGATAAAGCCCGTTGGCTTCCATGGTCAGCCAGTTGCCGGTAGTGTGGAACTTCATCAAATACTCGGCATGATCGACAAAGCTCTTTAGCATCAATACCACCGCCGCATCATCAAAGGACTTCGCCGATAGCACACGCGGAAAAATTTCCGGCCAAACCGTGCCGGCACGAATGCCCGCTTCGATCGTGCGCCAGCGGGAAAACGGCCCATTCTGAACCGCGGCCAGCGGCACCGGACAGTCGTGAACCCAACTGTTCAACTCCGCCACAAACTCCTGTGCATACTTTTCATCGCCCGTGGCGTAATAAGCCTTCGCCAACGCCAGCCATTGTTCGTGCCGGTTGAACTGCCAGGTCCACTCATTATTGCGTGGCCACTTGGAATCAGGCTGCGTCGTCGGGTTGAATGCCCAATCAATGGTCTCCCCAAACTGCCATTCAATACCCTGGCTGTTGACCAGATGCTTCAACGCCTTCTCTGCATCCGGTTCATTGGATTTCGCATCGTGGCCAACTCCGCGCGGATCAATCTGCCAATGCGGCAGCGGACGCGTCCGCATATGTTCCGCCAGCGCATGACGTGCCGCCGTCCAATCAGACCCGGCAACACTCTTTTTCACCTCGGCCAAATCCGGACGGGACAAATCGAGCAGCGCAAAGAATTCCACATCCGAGAGCCTCGGACCCGGATCAGGCACTGGCGCCGAAGCCGCCGGTCGCACCACCCCGGCGACAATAAAAAGCACAACGACCAGCAAGCGCATCATCCCGCAAAAAATATTACGCATACCCACCATTGGAGCTGATACAGCCTCTTTGCCAAGCTCAATGTGATTGTAGGAGCGCCCCACGACTCCAATCTCACCACGAGCCACGTGGGTAGGGCGCGTCACTCCGTGCGCGCCGCACTGAAATGGCCCACGATCTCATTCTACCAATCACCCCCTCCGCGCACGCGACCCACGACCCGACCAACCCGCGCCAGCAATCGTATAATCGGTGGAATGAGAGTCCCCTCGAATTCTAACACGGTCGGCGATTCTACCAGTCCATCGAGCTTATCTGCGGACGCAGTCCTCAATTCCAAACCGTGCGCCAGCCATCAATTAATGGTAAGGATTGGTGCCCGTCTGGAAAGACCTGCCGCTCGCTCCCTAATGATGCCCGCGATCCAATCCATCCCTCACCCGCTCCCGCGGATGCGCCCCCCGACTCCAATCCCACCCGAGCCACGTGGGCAGGGCGCGTCACTCCGTGCGCGCCGCACTGAAATGGCCCACGATCTCATTCTACCAATCACCCCCTCCGCGCACGCGACCCACGACCCGACCAACCCGCGCCAGCAATCGTATAATCGGTGGAATGAGAGTCCCCTCGAATTCTAACACGGTCGGCGATTCTACCAGTCCATCGAGCTTATCTGCGGACGCAGTCCTCAATTCCAAACCGTGCGCCAGCCATCAATTAATGGTAAGGATTGGTGCCCGTCTGGAAAGACCTGCCGCTCGCTCCCTAATGATGCCCGCGATCCGGTTCCACCCTGACCTGTTCCCGCGGATGCGCCCCCCGACTCCAATCCCACCCGAGCCACGTGGGCAGGGCGCGTCACTCCGTGCGCGCCGCACTGACAAGGCCCACAATCCCAATCCATCCCTCGACCCAAATCGCGTATGCGCTCAACGACCCCGCCCTCCGCGCCATCCAATATTTGTTAACCTCCACTCACCCTTGACACGACTGAACACAATTATCACCACCAACAGATGAGCATAATCGTCACGGAACAAATAGGCTGACTGCTCGCCGGTTTGTTACTATCTAGGCACTGACGCCGCACCCTTCTCATTAACCCCCCCACTTTAGTGTGGGGTCCTTCGCATCCCAATGTTTCCCCAACCGTTTCCAACGGTTTCTTTCCGCCACACTCCACCCAATATCGCGGGCTCAAACTCTGATATTGGCCATTGAATATTCTTTGACTCTTAGTCCTTGGACATTGGACGTTGGACATTCCACCTTCCACTCACCCCGTAAACCCAAACCGATAATGCTCCTCCTCAGCCTTGATGTTCAGCGAATTGCAAATGCGACTGGAAGCCAGCATGCCCGCTGCCGTTTTGATCATTCTGTCAAAATCACGCTTCGGCAACTCCTCTCCCGCATGCTTTATCGCCTGAATTTTGGCTCCGCGATCCAATAGCATTTCCACAAACTCCTCGCAGGCAACCGGGTCATCCGTTGAGTAATGACTCGCTATCGGAGTTCTGCCTGATTGTGTCGTGAATTCAACGATATATTTGGGAATCATACATTCTCTCCTTTTCGCTTTAACCAAATTACCGACCCTTGCCCCACTGTGAATTGGGGTTAAGACCTGCTTACCTGCTTTCCGCGTATGGAAATCCCCCATGGCAGCGGACTTATACCTGAACGATGGTGCTTTGACCCGGAATTAATTCTAACAATTATGAAAACACCAACCAAATTGATGGGCCTCGCGGCCGCCTTGGTCCTTATTGCCGGCTGTAGTCGCAGTGCCGAAACCACCGCCAGCAGCGATGCTAGTAGGGACACCACCGTCGCCAACGCTCCCGCGACGAATGCCCTCTCACCCACCTCGCGCGAACTCGATTCCAAGAATCGCGTCTATCCCGATGCTGCGAATTCCACAAATGCGGCTGACACCAGCTCGCTGAAGGCAGCGGATAATACGGGTAAAAACGTGCGCGACCGTGACAACGCCACGCTCACCCCCGGTGACCAGGGCAAGAGCGAATCCGACCGCGAAATCACCCGCAACATCCGTCGTGCCATCACCAAAAACGACCAACTCTCCACGGAAGCCAAAAACATCAAGATCATCACCGTTGATGGCAAGGTGACCTTGCGCGGCCCGGTGAAGAGCGACCAGGAGCTGAAGACCATCTCCGACGTTGTGCAAAACGTCGCTAACGGCGCCGCCGTGGATAATCAATTGGAAGTCAAGACCGACAGCAGCGCTAAATAACCATTAAAAATTCAAAAGGAAGGAAAATCATATGGCAGCTAAATCTGTATTCTGTGTAGCTCGGGATGAAGTCCAGGCCAGTTGCATCGTCGATGATCTCAAGATGGCTGGCTTCTCCAAGAACGACATCTCCGCCTTGCTCCCGGACAAATCCGGAACCAGGGACTTCGCCCATGAAAAAGGGACCAAAGCTCCGGAAGGCGCGGCCACCGGTGCTGGCACCGGTGGCGTATTGGGCGGTGCCTTGGGCTGGCTCGCTGGCATTGGTGCCCTGGCCATACCTGGCGTCGGCCCTTTCATTGCCGCCGGCCCCATCATGGCAGCGTTGAGCGGCGCAGCCGTGGGAGCAGCCGCAGGCGGCCTCGTTGGAACCTTGGTCGGCATGGGCATCCCCGAATTCGAAGCCAAGCGTTATCAAGGCAAAATCCGCGAAGGCCGGATTCTTCTCTCCGTTCACTCGGAAGACAGCAACGAAACCAAACGCGCCAAGAATATCTTCGAACGAGCCGGTGCTGAGGACATTTCCACCGCCGGGGAAGAAAGCGTTAAGGATAAGCGCGAGACAACCCCTCGCACTCGGACCACACTTGACTGATTAAATCGGTTTTGCAAACCCGTGGTCGCCAGTCCCACGCATGGGACTGGCTTGTTCACTTTACAGACCCATCGAGCCCACTCGCGCACGCGCCCCACGATCCCATTCCAACCGCCAGGTTCCAGGTAGGGCGCGTCACTCCGCTGCGCGCCGCACTAACAAGGCCCACGACAAAATCCCACCCATCCCCCCAATCCGCGCACGCGACCCACGATCGCCTCCGTGTACAGTTGATTTGACTCATGGCTCACTACACTTCGGACATGGAATTACCTCTCCGCAAAAAGTTGCCGCATGCCATTCCACAGTGGGTTCCTGAAGCGAGTTGGTTTTTCATCACGATTAAATGCGCACCCCCTGGAAAAAATCAGTTTTGCCGGGCGGATACCGGGGACAGCGTCCTAGCCGCGATAAAACACAATCACGACAAACTGGCCTGGCATTGCAGGATCTGTTTATTAATGCCTGACCATCTGCATGCGATTCTTGCGTTTCCACCCGAGCCAGGAATGAAAACCACGATCAAAAACTGGAAGAAATACGTGGCTGGAAGGCACGGCGTGGATTGGCAACGCGACTTTTTTGATCATCGCCTGCGCGACCATCATGAACTGGATGAAAAGACCCGTTACATTCTAATGAACCCGGTGCGCAAAGGTTTGTGTAAACGCGTGGAGGATTGGAGATGGGTTTATTGTCCCAAGGATCGGTCGATGCCATGATGGATGGAACCGAATTCCAGGTCGCCTGCACGAATGGGACCCACGCGACCCACGATCTCAAAATCTCGCGCCAGCCCCAGGTAGGGCGCGTCACTCCGTGCGCGCCGCACTGACATGGCCCACGATGTCATTCCTCCCACAGCCCCACTCGCATCTGCGAACAACAATCCAACCCCCTACCATGACCGCATCACTTCTCCTTCCCCAACTTCGGCAATTTCTGTTTCACCTTCAACACCCCCGCAAACAAATCTCCCTGCTTCTCCACTCGCTTAAGCACATCCGCCGTCTCAAACGTCAGCAATTTCGCATTCTTCTTCTTAAGCGCCGTCGTCACCTCTCCCCACGTCACCGGCGTCGAAACCGTCGGACGCTCCTTCGCCCGCAACGAATAAACATTCACCGTCGTCTTATGATCATCATTCTGACTCCAATCCACCAACACCTTTCCCTTCCTCAACTTTTTTTGCATATTCGACACCACCGTCTCCGGAAATTTTAGTTCTAAAGCCTCCGCCACGGCACGCGCAAATTCCTTCGTCCGCTCATACGTCACCGCCGTATTCAGCGGCACATAAACCTGCAAACCCTTCGACCCTGAAGTCTTGGCAAAGCTCTTGAGTCCCAGCGCATCCAGCATCGCCTTGAGCCAGAGCCCAACCTGACAACAGGTCACGATGTCCGCCGGCGGTCCGGGATCAAGATCAAACGCCAGCGCAGTCGGACGCTCAATCGCCGGAACCTTGTGCAAAAACGTATGCAACTCCAGGTCCGCCAGAT encodes the following:
- a CDS encoding response regulator, whose amino-acid sequence is MIMDNCDDDRFLLQRSLRTHPDLKVIGEMDQGDTVLDYLAGKGPFADRARHPIPDVLLVDAVMPQKGAVEILRWLQDHPMPQLTVFVLSGSVFHEECQQLVDMGAKACYEKTGDLDLLNAIVDEIDTFSHTGRFDRSKAPKSFIQGRDARF
- a CDS encoding VIT1/CCC1 transporter family protein, translating into MPMTPHTEQHFTAGDTVRDIVIGMSDGLTVPFALAAGLTGAISQTHLIVTAGFAEIAAGSIAMGLGGYLAARGDAEHYAHEQAREEQEIVNIPEAEAQEVREIFETYGLSAEECATVVESLRRRPKDWVAFMMRFELGLERPEPGRAWKSALTIALAYIVGGIIPLSSYIILPNAHSALRLSVAVTLAALAVFGGIKGRFTGVPVLRSALQTTVIGGLAAAAAFGIARWIG
- a CDS encoding alginate lyase family protein, which produces MTRPTHVARGEIGVVGRSYNHIELGKEAVSAPMVGMRNIFCGMMRLLVVVLFIVAGVVRPAASAPVPDPGPRLSDVEFFALLDLSRPDLAEVKKSVAGSDWTAARHALAEHMRTRPLPHWQIDPRGVGHDAKSNEPDAEKALKHLVNSQGIEWQFGETIDWAFNPTTQPDSKWPRNNEWTWQFNRHEQWLALAKAYYATGDEKYAQEFVAELNSWVHDCPVPLAAVQNGPFSRWRTIEAGIRAGTVWPEIFPRVLSAKSFDDAAVVLMLKSFVDHAEYLMKFHTTGNWLTMEANGLYHVGALFPEFKDAQLWRDTAAERLDHELDVQVYPDGAQIELAPGYHGIALRNFSGPVELVSMTGFQPPKDYLPKLEKMFSYLLFSMQPDRRMPPLNDSGASSIVVGMRPGARYFPQREDFLWVATNGKEGKPPMETSHVFPYAGQFIMRSGWDADARWLCMDGGPFGYGHQHEDKLSVILTAYGQPLLVEGGAYIYDASEWRQYVLSSRAHNVVMVDGLEQARRHEPKETFVVKNPLPQVWESNDVFDHAASRYDEGWGAESLHPIRQTRHVFFLKPDVFIIADELESMDGKPHDCEALFHLNAPDATVDGLRVTTQNAGPNLTVMAYGADGVKIVKGQKEPVVQGWLPDSSAGYGGIKAIPTAIYRKSVGGKVTVVYVLYPSAKAAACPVTEVKLAGETLTVRFNQGAEKTVKFRPFPGL
- a CDS encoding BON domain-containing protein; the protein is MKTPTKLMGLAAALVLIAGCSRSAETTASSDASRDTTVANAPATNALSPTSRELDSKNRVYPDAANSTNAADTSSLKAADNTGKNVRDRDNATLTPGDQGKSESDREITRNIRRAITKNDQLSTEAKNIKIITVDGKVTLRGPVKSDQELKTISDVVQNVANGAAVDNQLEVKTDSSAK
- a CDS encoding REP-associated tyrosine transposase, which gives rise to MAHYTSDMELPLRKKLPHAIPQWVPEASWFFITIKCAPPGKNQFCRADTGDSVLAAIKHNHDKLAWHCRICLLMPDHLHAILAFPPEPGMKTTIKNWKKYVAGRHGVDWQRDFFDHRLRDHHELDEKTRYILMNPVRKGLCKRVEDWRWVYCPKDRSMP
- the ligD gene encoding non-homologous end-joining DNA ligase; the protein is MELTVDGSKVEVSNLEKVFYPKTGFTKGDVIDYYIRISEHLLPHLKKRPITLKRYPNGVEGFFFYERQCPTHRPKSIKTAKVAKEGGEVHYCVINDLRALVWAANLADLELHTFLHKVPAIERPTALAFDLDPGPPADIVTCCQVGLWLKAMLDALGLKSFAKTSGSKGLQVYVPLNTAVTYERTKEFARAVAEALELKFPETVVSNMQKKLRKGKVLVDWSQNDDHKTTVNVYSLRAKERPTVSTPVTWGEVTTALKKKNAKLLTFETADVLKRVEKQGDLFAGVLKVKQKLPKLGKEK